The genome window TTTTAGCTGAAAGTAATCCACTGCAGTGCAGGGTATTTCTGACCTTAAATGACCAAGAAAAAATGTAGACAGGACCTGCATAGGGGAGGCAAGTGAATAATTTATTCTGAAGCAGTTGGCTCTTGTCTTTATCTGTCAGACTTACTTGTGGAGGGCCTGTTCCGCGTGCCAGGGAACAGCATCAGACAGCAGGCACTGAGGGAGATACTCAACAGTGGTGCAGATGTTGACCTGGACACGGGGGATTACCACCCGCATGATGTGGCCACACTGCTAAAGGCATTCCTGGGGGAGCTGCCTGAGCCACTGCTGACTCATCGCCATTATCATGCACATCTCAAAATAGCCGGTACGCCCTTACGGGGATGACGGTTTACCTCAGTCAGGACAATTTCAGGGCTCAGAGTGGTGACACAAATACTTGTGGGCAGTGGGAATTTCCACATTTATTCCTTTAAAGCAGTGGTTCCTAATGTGGAATTCAGGGAGCTCCAGGGTTCTCTGATTATTCAGTTTCATTACAGAAATACCAACCAACCATTATTATTTAATGATCATTGTGTTTGTATAGCCTGTTTGGTTATTTGAATTGAATggatttaatccaaacctcaaaaCCTAGGCCTAGAAATAATCTCAGCTTCGACCTGTTATGTTCTGTTGGTAGAaaattcaggaataaaacactccatagCTGTAATAAGTAGGCAAACTATTGtagtacacatttaaataatgagcttAGTATAGTTGAAGTTAGAAAATGTTCATAAAGCTGTACTGCCATGCCATAATCTGAAACGGCAATACTGTCAAAATTGTGCTATTCCTAGATGCCATTATTTATGAATGACACCTTACGTACAGTAATTCTGTCTCAAatattctgtttttaaacccaTACACACTTGAGTTCTGAAACAGTAATTTCTTGTTTCAGATGAGGCTTAAtaagttcattttaaaatataaattttccgTGACTAAATATCATAACTGCGTGAGGAACTGCAATAGTTGCCAAATCAATTTCATATAATTTCACAACTACATAATGTACACCAAGCACAACATTAAGTTCCATGACAAATCCAAAGCAAAAATGGGGGGAAATCAATCaagatgaataaaataaatagcgCATTATGCTTCAGTTGAAGGTATTTATTGTTTCTGCATTTCCCAGAGATTACGTTGTTCGATGAGAGAGGCAACAAGACGTCTGTGCCGAACAAAGAGCGCCAACTCGAAGCGCTGCAGCTTCTCTTCATGCTGCTGCCTCCAGCCAACCGCAGCCTCCTCAAACTGCTGTTGGACCTGCTCTATCAGACCGCCAAGcaacaagacaaaaacaaaatgtctgCCTTCAACCTGGCACTAATGTTTGCACCGCATATCATATGGCCCAAAAATGTAGGTCTGagtttttctgttattttcttattgttTGCTGCAGCTGTCTCAAAAAGTTTGTTTGTGCACAGGTGACTGCAAATGATCTGCAAGACAATTTGAATAAGCTGAACAACGGCATTGCATTTCTTATCAAGCATTCACAGAAGTTGTTTCGGGTAAGACCTTGGAAACCTAATTAACTTGTATTCATGAGAGGTTATCAGACGTATGACGTAAATTAAAAGTCATTTCATTTTAGAAATCCATCCATAAATCATCTAATCCATTGCAAATTGAATCTTATTTATGAGTATGCTTCTTAATGATTTATTCAATATTTTTCTAGGCACCAGCATACATCAAAGACCATGCACGGATGCTCTTCTCCGGCTCTGAAACTCCTCAATCAAAGGTTAGAATTATACACTTGTGTCCTTTAATTATTCAGTATCATTGTGGTGTAGTCAAatgtaatttctttttttttgtcctctgaTCAGTCACCTGGACTCATTTTAAAACCttgtgattattttcatatggtaattttttttcatcttcataCACAAACATAATTATATCTTTTGTTCTCAAGTTGGTCAAATGAAAAAAGTTGAATTAATATTTGAATGTATGTGGGGAAAATTTGcatataaattatatttgtcTTTCATTACCATGTGGTAAAGCACTGACCCCCTGTCTGTGAAGGTTGTCACACATCTTTTAATGCACAAGCAGTCACTATGGAGAAATTGACCAGAATATAAATCACTCCTAACATGTTGCATTAGGATGACATGGAGCTGTACGCTGGAGCTGGTGTTCGAGGCCTGCCCACTAAGAGAAGCAGTGAGGAGGATGGGagccagctacacacacaagAGGCTCTGCGTGAGCTTTTTCAGCATGTCAGCAACATGCCTGAAtcgacaaagaagaagaaactcaTTCGACAGGTAACCCATTGCTTTCCACACTCGCATTAACTTTGTATCTGATTTGGAAAAGACAAGTTTTGTTCATCTTGAAAACCATAATACCTTCACCACTACATAAGATATTAAAGGAGTAATCTACTGTTCTATCTAACCTAGTCACTGTCTACcacatctgtagtgtatgtggTTATCATGGACAAACATGCTTTTATGTACTGACCATAGAGTAAAGTACAGAGCATGTTGATTTGATATTTgcttataatggaagtctaaagGCAACTGCAGAGTTAAACATCACTTTTGTAAAACTTTTCTGTGAGAAGACTTTTATGGATTCTTCAGGCAAAGATATTTGTAAATTCAGCTCTAAATCTGTAGAGTACTTtctcatggtggaaaacttgcttattgttacaaagcactgtcTCCtgagacttcttccataaatgttatataaacaactccttacagaaagctttacTATATCAAGAATTATGATATCTTCTTCCTTAAATAAcacaacttttttatttaatcagttcagcttagattatgtggcatGTCTGCCATATAAGTCCCCGTGAATGACCTGTTACTACAGAATGATAAGAAGTctatttaatataaacctgtgatttgaattacagctggcactGCTGTctgaactgctgttatagaaaaacgCATTCTATTCAATCAGATTGAGGCATTCAACAGTGTTGTACTATGAGCACccatatttatacatttattgaCCAAATTTATAAGCAAGGTTTAATttctaaataattaaatttctGAATGTCAAATGACTTTGACGGAGATTTGTTACAGTGCATTCTGTATAGACATGGTAGATTAGGTTGCAAAATGCTGGTATTAATGatagtctttattggtcacatatacatatgcagagtgaaattctttattcgcataccccagcatgttgggaagttggggtcagagcgcagggtcagccatgatacggcacccctggagcagagaggcttaagggcccaacagtggcagcttggcactgctggggcttgaaccctcgaccttctgatcagtaacccagagccttaaccgccaagccaccactgcccctaaaaGTTTCTACTGTTGATTTTGATCATTAATACAGGATGTTAATAAAAAATTGGCCTCTGATGAATCATGCTGAATGAACATTGCGTTTTGTAGTTCAACAAGCAGGGTACACCAGTACGTGAAAGCCCTAGAGCTTCAAACCAAAAGCATGGACGTTCCCGGTCATTCGGAGGCCTCATCAAggtctgtatttctttcttaaataattTACTTCCATTCTAGTACTTAACTTTGTGAGCACTTCGAAAGACAGCTGTATCGTTATTACAcctaaaaataattttcattaaACAGAGAAAAGTTTTGGGGAATACAGTTACAAATGAAAGAGCTGGATCCGGGGTGTGCCAAACCAAAGAGGTGAACAAGGAAAACGTAAGTTGCAACGGAACCTGAATCtatacagatttattttcagCAGTCTATTAGTATGTAATTACATTTGATATACACTTTACATTACGATACACTAAGTTAAAGTGATGTATTGGATAATATTTACAACCCAAAAACCTAAGCATCTAATGGCTGTAATATTGGAGCAGTTCATATGTTAAGCATTTAATCAAGCATCAATAAGACATGTGTTAACCTACTTTGCTAATATCAATTTACAAGTGCACCGCTTTAGCTTTGTCATTAAATTTTTATCATACCTTCTTTCAGGGCTCCACATCTTTCACAAGAACTCCTATTTCTACGGAACAGCATTCTAGTTTAAGcctgtaatttttttattttattttgtaaattgaTATTGGATCTGGTTTAGGTATATCTTTATTTGGGCTCAATTAACAAATGTGACCTCCAGCTTGTTAACTATGCAAACAAGATGAATTTCCAAACCAATacattacatgtttttttttttattttcacacgtTTTTCCAGTTGCAAATATTCCGAATTATTAATCTGTTTGTGAaagatgtatatcttttatatatatataaaaaaaagtgaaaattgtCCCAAGCATGTAGCATCTACTCAGAAAGGTCAGGAATGGAATATGTATTTAGAAAGGTCAAGCATGTACTGAGAGGGTTTTTCTACTTTGGAATTGTGTAATTTCGCTTTCACTGGATTTGAATATACATCCAGAGATTCAGGGTAGTATATGCAGGTATGTGAATCTAGAATGACTAGACATCCAGTACATCCAAAACCAACACACTGCCATACTAAATGGTGCTTGTGTCCTCTTTTGTCATACTACTTAGTATGGATATACAGAGTTTGGGATGTAATTGTGGTCTTATTTCAAACTTTGTAGGCTACACTGCTAGTTACTCACTGATATTTAGAGCTGTTACACTGAACTGTTTGATATGTGAGAGGATTTTTAAAGTTTGATATTGAATATTGTACTTTTGGGAAAAGGGGAGATGAACGGCGATTGTTTCTGTATCTCTGTGAACAGAATGTGTCCTAGTTTACACTTACTGATATTCAACTTCTTTAGAGGCACATAGTCTTTCC of Ictalurus punctatus breed USDA103 chromosome 29, Coco_2.0, whole genome shotgun sequence contains these proteins:
- the arhgap19 gene encoding rho GTPase-activating protein 19 isoform X1, producing MAAEKDNEQNKQSRRGTVCNIVISQEMPQSQPVIFNPDFFVEKLRHEKPLVFSELLLSNISRLIDLPGAEFAQLQGETDLKLPASTGFLRLPNFLKRKEKGVIFGAQLTEEGIAQIYQLIEYLGKNLLVEGLFRVPGNSIRQQALREILNSGADVDLDTGDYHPHDVATLLKAFLGELPEPLLTHRHYHAHLKIAEITLFDERGNKTSVPNKERQLEALQLLFMLLPPANRSLLKLLLDLLYQTAKQQDKNKMSAFNLALMFAPHIIWPKNVTANDLQDNLNKLNNGIAFLIKHSQKLFRAPAYIKDHARMLFSGSETPQSKDDMELYAGAGVRGLPTKRSSEEDGSQLHTQEALRELFQHVSNMPESTKKKKLIRQFNKQGTPVRESPRASNQKHGRSRSFGGLIKRKVLGNTVTNERAGSGVCQTKEVNKENGSTSFTRTPISTEQHSSLSL
- the arhgap19 gene encoding rho GTPase-activating protein 19 isoform X2 — protein: MGTNRRCKTTHTTKEKGVIFGAQLTEEGIAQIYQLIEYLGKNLLVEGLFRVPGNSIRQQALREILNSGADVDLDTGDYHPHDVATLLKAFLGELPEPLLTHRHYHAHLKIAEITLFDERGNKTSVPNKERQLEALQLLFMLLPPANRSLLKLLLDLLYQTAKQQDKNKMSAFNLALMFAPHIIWPKNVTANDLQDNLNKLNNGIAFLIKHSQKLFRAPAYIKDHARMLFSGSETPQSKDDMELYAGAGVRGLPTKRSSEEDGSQLHTQEALRELFQHVSNMPESTKKKKLIRQFNKQGTPVRESPRASNQKHGRSRSFGGLIKRKVLGNTVTNERAGSGVCQTKEVNKENGSTSFTRTPISTEQHSSLSL